The window GACCAAGACGAAGGCCAGAACGGACCTTGACGGCAAGCTCATCCTCGGCAaagacagcgacgacgaggctgccgacggcgcaaTGGATGTTGACGCGCCCGAAGGCTCTGGCGTGGGTGCCTATGTCGCTGCCCTCAAAGGCAAAGACGCCGCCAAgcgtggccgcggcggcaaGCTCAAATTTTCGAACCGACGGAGcaatgatgatgacgagatGGAGGATCTGGATGCCGGGGACGCTACCGCCATCAAGAGCAAGATCAgtcctggacgaggaggagaccGCGGCAGCAAATTTCGGGGCCggggcggtggcggccggggcggcggccggggcgGACGCAGCGGCAAGGGAGGCATCGCTTCTGGGAGGAGAGGGCTAGGCGTTGAGAAAAAGCATGGTCCTTCGATGGGCAGCGGAGTTGGAAAGCCCAAGAGAGGTCGGAGCTAAGAGCCGCGAACGGTAAAATCGTATGATAAAAAGTCTCTTAGGGAATACCCACGCATCATGAATGTTATTATCTGGCATGTTTGTTTTATTGCCATTTTAGTGGTGTTGCACCAGTGCAGTCAAGCGAATATGCACATTGAGGTAGGGATCAACAAACCGGCATTTCTACCTCGAGCCGTAACGCCATCGCTTTGCTATGCCTAGTTCCGTTGGCCGTCATAACAAAATCTCTCGTCCATGCAGTGTCGCTTATTCTTTCGTCTCATCATATGCCAAGAGGAGGGTGTACAATGTATGCCAACGCTCAGCAGATACCCAACGCCGTCACCATGGAGCAGGGTTTCAAACGCCATATGCTATGCCCTTGCATCGCGCAATGTCTTCAACAACAAAGGATGAGTATGATAATCAAGCAATAAAAGGTTCTCATCGAATGGCACGAACATGGTCCTGACTGGATACGCGAGGACATTCCGATCCGTAATACTCGTAGCGATTGCCACTTGGCGGAAGTTCGTGCGACTGTCGATAAACTGGCTCACAGAATGAGTGCGGTGTGCTGGAGGCAAAGTCGTACCGAACCCTATGGTATGTGAGCATCCCCTTGAAAGGGCGAAGAAGTAGTCACGGTTCGGGCACAAACAAACTCACTCTGCCTGATGTAGCTGTGATGGAGGCGGAGGGTATTGGCCAAACGTCGGCCGATGTCCGGGGTTGTGGCCCCCTCCGAGGTAGGAAGATGTTTCAGTGATGGCGGGACGGGCAGGTTCCCACGAATTCAAGGATGATTGATGTATTGGGGCAACGAGCGAGTGGCTCACCCGAGATGGATTGCCAGACCGGGAAATGGGTACTGTCTCAAATCCAGGAGTGTCTAGGCTCGCTCGCAATGTGCTTGAACCTTCCTCACTGGACACGACTCTGTGGTGAGCTGGAAGCCCTGTCACTTGACGGCCAGGTCGCAACGTTTCGTTGAGTCGGTCATTCATGATGGAGGGTGTATATGGATCTGCAACTCGCTCGTAGAAGCCAGCCCGATCCTCCATAAGAATGGGGTTTGAACGACTACCAGGAGGGGCAGCATTCGCCACGATTCGATCAGGTGCCGAATGGACCGTGGATGAACCTGTGCCATACTCGCTGGTCGCAGCCCGAGACCACCCGGGGACAGCGGCATAACCAACGTGATGACCGTAGTCGAAGTGACTCGCATCTCGCGGCTCCAATGTCTGCGGCATGCCTACGGGGTGGTACCTGGAAGAACTGGCGTACATGTCCGACACAGCCGGCGGGCGCGAGGTTTCCGGGGGTGCGGACTCAATGGAACGTACCAACATATCCTCGACTGGGGTTTCCAGATGATGCGTCTGATTCAGGTACGAAGCTGACGCTGGACCTCGGCCTGGCTGGCCGCGAGTTACCAAATTGACCTCAGCAAAGGTTGCCAGGGCACCGGGGAGCGGCGTATTCCTACGCCGGGATTGAGGAACATAGCCATTCGAGCTCGGGGCGCCACCAGGGAGACCAAAACTGATAGGTGTACGGTGGCCTTGATCAGCGTTAACAGCGCCAGCTATGGGCTCGTCGAAGGGCACATGAGTAACTTGTCGTATGTGACCCGCTGAAGCGTCGGTCGCACGACTACGCTCCACGGCTTCGCTCCATGCTTGCTGAACGGCTGCGTATCTCTTGAAGCCGCGGCGTTGGGCCCGGCCTGGCCGAGCTTCATCGGAGCCTCGAGTGATACTCAACATGTGAAGTTCCCTGGTGGTCCCGGTAGAGAGGAGGCGAGAGGAGGCTCTGTCAGACACGTTCACCACATCCACACGGGAATCTAACGGTCTGGTGGAATCGGCAACACTAGCATCTGGAGGGTTTTCGTCGTCGAaatcgtcgtcttcggagTCTGAGATGACAACGACTTCTCGCAGGatctcctcgagctggtCGCGTCCagtctcctcgtcgccccgcCACTTGACGAGGACATCGAGGCATGCCGCTTGGATGGTCTTTCGTGACTCATCCCAGCCCACATCCCTGAGCAATTCATCATACCTAGTATGGCAATGCCGTATGTGTGCCAAGACGGCCAGCTGAGCCCTTCGAGCCAGCGGCACATCGGCAGAAAGACCAACAGGGAGTTTGCCTCTGTAGGAACTACGCTGTGATAGCGGAAGGTCAGCTGCGGCGGCCGGTTGAGGCTTGATGTTGATCCCATGTGGACGTACTCGAGTGAAAGAATGGTCGATGATCATCTGTCGGTCAGTGTGGGGGATGCGAGGGAACAGGTCCCGTaggacggcatcggcctGAGCATGGTATTCCCTCTGCGAATAGGGGATAGGCTCAGGGCGGGCGTTAGGGTCCACGGGTAGGTGAATAGGACTATCCATGTGAATGGCTTTAGCCCTCTCAACTATGCGGCTGTCAAAATGATATCCGACGCGGTTGACCTGATTGGCGAAGCTGTGAGGGTCCAACTCATTCGTGTTCTGAAAGCAAGGTTAGCTGAACGAGGTATCGACGAGCATAACTTTTCAGCAGGCCGTACTGCAACGATGAACATCTTTGCACCGCTCTCCCGCGACATCTCCTTGCAGGTGCTGGTGAGTGATGGGTGGCCAGCGGCAACAAAGTCATAACCTCGGGGAGGTATTTTGGAGAAGGTGTTCTGCGAAGGAGTCAGCCGCAGGGGACAACAGTGGAGAACGAAAATGTGCCTGCCTCGATCACGAGCTTGATTTTCTTGTCCTTGTTCTCGACAAACTCGAGGTATGTGTGATGCTTGTCCTTCGGCTTAGGAAGCGGTTTCGTCGCGACGAGGGCAGAGCAGCGTGGGGGTGCAAAGGAGCCATCACGGGACCTGTTCTCGCGCCAGTGCCTTCCCTTGCCCGAGGAGGTAGCTGGCAACTTTCGCTTATTCTTGCCCATGTCTCAAAACAAGAGTCGCGGCATGCTCATGCTCAAGACGAAAGAGCAGACGGGGCCAAGGATAACTAGCAGGGCGTGAGTAGGGAGTGTCGGGAATGAGGGCATGCAGTTGATGCGACGAGTCACAGGCTGCTGGAAGCAGGACAGACATCCAAGGCGATTCCGGGACATATGCGGAGCTCTAGAGGAGGGAAAGACGACTGGACAGCGGGATGAGTGCTTCGAAGGGCCGCGccgtgctgctgccgctgccgatcCTACTCGATTCCTGACCGCCTTCGCTCTACACGAATCCTGACCTGGCGTGAGGTTGAAAAGTGCAGCAGGGTGGCGGTGTGGAGTACCAAAGAGACAGACAAGACGTTGAGGTGAAGGAATGAAAGGGACCAGGCGTCAGAGCAGAAGTGGGAGAGAGTTGTGTTCCATGGGGAATGAGGTAAGGCAACAGGCGGTGATGGCTGTGCTGTTGCTTGGGCAGCAAGTGTTGAGCACAGAACGGTCGTCAGTGGCCATTACCTAAAACTTCCCGCTGAGGGGAGTGGTTGTCAAACCAGCCAATCAAGATGCGGGGCGCGAGAGGATGGAGAAGTGGTTGGCCAAtgacatgcacatgtacttctaacacatgtaagtacggagtagggtaCAAACAGTAATAGTAAATCGTGCCCCAGGTCGTCGTACCTGCTCCTGTTCGTTTTGTTCTATGTTTGCTTGTGCGCACACTTGTGGCGATTACTACCAGGTTGGAATGCTCTTTCACTTCTGCCAAAAGAGTACGACAGAAGAAAAGGCATATCGTTGTGCTTCGGCTGGCAGCGAACGGAGaagcgctagtagcaatGATTCGGGCGTCCATAGGTGCAGCAGGGCAATAGAAGTACAAGGAAATATGtattgctgtacggagtccgAATGCAATAGTTTTGAAATGCCAGTACGTGGATTAGACGAAACCCATGCGCTACTACTTACTGCTATGCAGCCTTAGAGCTCTCGGACTTACCTGGCCCTTCCCACGTGACTTGCATCCCGAGCGAGCATTGTCCAGTATTATTACCAGCTGTTCGTTTCAAGGTGCCCCGAGCACGGACTGCAGGAGGAACTGGCGACATccattgtactgtacggagtagtctgTATTATCCCATCCGCATGGTTACTGTACGTGTCCgtccatgtaagtacagacATTTGACAATGGTGCCCAAGCCGTAACAGGAGATGGGGGCAGGGATGGGCGAGGGGCTAGTACCAAGGCCGTTGGGCTTCGCCGAGGCGCAGGTCTCGTTCAGCGTGGCCAGTGTTGCCTGTCTCGGGACACTGCCACACTCGGGTTTCACGGGAATTCCTGAAATGTCCACGATGTAATAATAGACACACATACctgctccgtaattactcgAATGTGGTTTTCGGATCTCGTTTAACTGGAATGAAAGTTCTTCGCCTAGCGGGTCGCATACACGCACAATCTCGCGTGCGCAAGGTCGAGATCGAATGCCTGAGCCTCTTCTCGAACAGATTGATAGTTGGAAGATGCGAACAGGCTTCGATCTCGAGCTACCTCTGCGCTATCTGGAGTGAATTTATTGCCCATGCTGGCGTAGGTTGACCGACGGCTGTTCGCACACAGACGTGCACTCTTCAATCTTTAATTGACACTCCTTGCTGATTCGGTAACCAAGCTCGATTGCGAGTCAGTTGCTTGGAGTTGGTATGCAAGCTTCAGCGACTCGGTTCCCCGCGGAGTATCACACCAGAAGAATGGCTGTGCCAAAGTATCGAGAATTAATTTTAGTGACGGCGCAGTGGCTTGCTGCTCCTTGAAGAGAAGCGAGTccatgtgcagagtacgcGGAGTAGGTTCAGCATGCACGCAGATCCTCGGGCGGAGTGGACAATGCTCCTAGGACTACCTACGATATGCCTGTgcgtaccccgtacatgcacgcactGTAGATGCGATGCGGATATTTCCGTGCAAACAATACGAGCTACTGAATAATGCTGGCGGCTGTGCTGTAGTCGCATCTATTGTCACGAACTTCCCATCGGGTGTTACGTAAGGCGGCGTTTCAGGGCGCATCAACAATAACAAAGGCCTTGCATCTCATGAACAAGGGACGACACGACATTCGCGGCAACGCTGTCGGACAATGCACCATGGCTTCAAGCAGCAAACCATAACGACAGTGGAGGAATTTTTCGGCAGGCACATAACTCCTCAACAATTGACAGGTCAGCGTCGGAGGCAAACAGCGGCGAATCGCCCGGTGCCCTTCCAGGGTCACTGGTGCGTGTCTGAGATGCACCGCCACGGCAGCAAATTTCCTGCTTTCTTGGCTGGCACATGATGCATCACATGACATGGTCAACACTATGGATGTTTCTTGTGCCTCATCAAAGCGTCTGCATGTGTCCGTACAGGGGAGGAAAGACGGACGAGTACAGTAGGgttcaagtacggagtaattgcATTGTAATCCAACGGaggaagtacaagtaagtaagtattacatgtacggaatacatgcaGTGCCAAAGGTTTGAACCCCCAAACATGCGACCTGCTCGCACGGGAATAACCAGTTCGCAGACGCACCTTCGGACGCCGAGGTACCTCCGCCATGGCCTGTCTCGTCTTGTCGCGCTACACAACTCGTGTATGTGCTGTTTTTGGCGGCCCAATGATTCAGTTCTAGCTCAACGAACATaccacagtactgtactaaaGCTTGTACAGATATTGTGCAGGcggtactccgcaagtacatgcactgtacccTCAGCACCGACACTACCGCCGTACTCTATGACGGAGGACGAGCATCGCACTACCTTGAACTTCCGGGAAGCATGGACAGTTGTTCAATAGACCAGACTACGGGTTACGAGTACGAGGGCATCAATAGACGGCTAAACAATAGTTCCACATATTGGCAGTTACCTGCCAACCGATTTGTTGAAGGCCATTCCACAGGGGGAGTGCCAAGGCGCCAGGCTTCGGGTATGTGGCAGGTAGTCAAAGTCAAAGCCGGACGATACCACTTCCGCTTTCTCTCGGTGGCGTGGAACTGACTGGGAAATGCTATTCCCGGCCGAATGAAGCATGATGAGGACTCGCTCATGAGTAGCATTCGTCAGCCTTATGTTCGAATAGATACTTGGATGGTGCATGGACGAGTGTTGTACAGCACGGGCACGTAATTAGCACTATGATATCCGTGCTGGCTGTGACTGGGTTTTCGATTGGCCAAAACTGCTGGATGACATGCGCTGACAAGCGCTGACATGCGTCGTAGCAAGAAGGGACCGAACGGACTTGATTGACAGAGAGGAGAACATACCTGGTTCTGTCGTGCGCCTACCTAACTAGTAGCAAGTATGTACCAGGAATACCAGTGGTGACAACTTGTTTGTTGAGGGGATTGTTAACACTTGCTTACCATTGGTACAGTGCTGAGCCGCTGATCGCAACATGCAACTGGATGATTGGTACCACTGAACGCGGCTACTAGTGCGTGTGCCTTGCACCTAGTGAACCGTACTTTTGTACCACCAACGCAAGTGCCCCGGACGGACGCGAAGTGGGAGCGGTGACATCAGCGGCCACGGTTGGCCGACGGAGGCCAACTGTCCTGTAACGGACCAAACTCCCAATGAAGGGACCTACCCGTAGGCGCCCAAGCAAACCCAAGATCACGTACTGTCCACATTCTCCTTTTCTTGGGACTGCGTGCCAACTTTTctttagtactgtacatgtagtgcAAATGCGAGAGAGGGGAGGATGGAACACGAGGACGGACGAGAACggtgtaccggtacatgcgCTTCGCGGTACAAAGCACAGTGCttttacagtacttgtacaagtatgggGGCTCGTACTTGGTACGAGCAGACCgggagtattaattacttgttTATTACCAAAGTACGGTTCACCCTTCATAAACTGGTACTCCGAACTTACATCATGCGAAGTTCCGAGCTGTACTCCatagtacgtacttgtattgcTGGACTtcaatgtacggagtacaacgaGGCGTaaaagtacagcacatgtgtTATTACTTGCTGGTTAACCCAAATACgtagtgtactgtacttgcgagtacggagtacaggtacgccTATTCCTATAGGTATGCTTGAGTGAAAGCCTGGTGTCtatgtacttgttgtacaatCTATCCGGTACATACcccgtacttacaagtacgtcCAAAATATCACATATCTACAGGTGCGCACTGGAGGTATTCATCGTCCAGGGACGGAGCAGAAGTACATGGAAGTTTAGatatactgtaagtgtacatgtacatataagtacttgtactactcCCATGTTGGCACTTGCTTCGaggtattactgtacttatagagcactccgcactccgtcctccgtacatactccgtacaactacatgctAAGATAACActgcatacttgtacggagtacctgacACACTCCTAAACTaatatacagtacatgtactccgtacttacttgggtgATCTGGCGGCTGCGGCTCAGACTCACATGCAAGAAGCGGGGCACAGGGGCTGTGAAAAGCGGGCCTCGTTGGGCCGACAGTCCAATCAAGCCATACTGCTGCTGGGAAAAGGCTTACGCGTCCACCGCCCACTTCCCGTTACCTGATCCTTGCTCTCCTGCGCCATTCCCTGCATGCTCCTGCCTTCACCACGCACACAAGAGTCCCGATGTAGCCGGCGCCCAGACAGCCAAGGCAACCGTCATTCATCCATCCGCCACCCACCCGtacccatccatccgtccatccatccgtcccATTCATAGCGTCTCCCTCCCCGTCCCTCCTGTCCCGTTCAGATAGCACTCTCTCGCTTCCCATATTCAGCCGGTCCATTTTCTACATTGCTTCAccaccatcgtcatcgtcttcgtcaacGTCATTCCCCATTGAACCTTTTCGACACCGATAATCCTTCGTCTACCGTCTTGTCAACGAGTCAACTGCCTTGACTTGCCTAGCTCCGTCTGTCGTCagcttcgacggcgacgatttGCCAATAACGCATTGCGTTGACGAGCCATCACATCCGCAATGTCGGCTCCGGCCCAGAACACGGTCGACCTCGATGCTCTGCTCGATCTCTCCGAGTATGACAACGGAAACAACTACCACTCGCCCTCCCTCTCACCGTCCATGAcctcgaagccgtcgttTGCGAGCCCCGTCCCCGCCCCCGTCACTGCGGCCGTTGTTCCCACCACCTCGCAGACGTTGAGCGGCCCCAGTCACAACTACGACATGTATCGTCAGCAAACGGGCTTCGTCCCTGGTGCCATCGCCAACACAATGGCGGTCAATCAAACCAACAACACTGGCTATCAGGACTTTGGCAGCCTCGACTATCTCGGCAGTTTCGCCCCTGAGCAGAATGTCTTCGACTTCAACACATCGCCCTCTCAGGGAGCCATGGATGTCGACTTTGACTCTGCCGCTGACTCGCATCTCTTGAACACGGTGAACCCCAGCACCATCGAGCAGGAATCCAACAACCtaccctctcctctctcctcctcgactAGCAGCGTCGGCCGTCTGTGGCCCGGTGCCCACTCTCAAGCTGCTCTCGCCAAAGCCCaacagaagcagcagcagcatcacaTGATGCAGCAGCAACACTCGCAACGACAGACCCCGCAACAAAGGTCTCGCGGAAAGGCCCCTCCGGCCACGGACCCTATTGTTGAGCAGAAGATCACGCAGCTCCTGAACTCGATGCGCGCCAAGGCCTCGTCCCCCGATTCTCAAGACCAGTCCGGTCCCTCCAACCTGCCTCGTTACAAGAAGGAAGAAGAGGAAATGGACGAAGATGAGCGTCTGCTCGCCAGTGAGGAGGGTAAGAAACTTAGCAGCAAGGAGCGGAGACAGCTCCGCAACAAAGTATCTGCTCGTGCTTTCCGTTCTCGGAGAAAGGGTACCTTCATCCCCCTTGACCACGCATCGTACCCGTCGACGCTAACCTCGATGATAGAATACATTACacagctcgaggccgaaaTCGCCAACAAAGTCAACGAGAATGGTGATTTGCGTGCGCAGAACCGTGCTCTGATCGAGGAGAACAAGCGCTTGTCCGACTTGACTCGCATGCTACTCGCCTCCCCTTCCTTTTCCAACTTCCTCGACCATCTCAGCAGCAACCCAACTGCCGGCCCCCAGCCGACCCAGATCAAGTTGGAGCAACCGTCTCAGGAGCAGATGCAGATTCCCAAGGACGTCAATCCTTACAACGGCCCGAGTTCTCAGCAGCAGATTGGCATGGCCATGGTTCCCGAGCAGACGCTGGATCTGTCGTTGATGGCTATCGGAAACTCGGCGTACAATTTCCAGCCTCAGGTGTTCGTTGTTGACACACCTGATATCCCCACCGCCTTCGACACCTCCGTCCTGTCCGGCAAGGCGTCCATCTTTGTCGAGGAGGATTTCCCCTCCGGGGACGAGAAGATGGAGATCCCGGCTCTTGAGCGTCCagtcgaggccaaggctACTACGCCGGTGGAGCCTGCCGTTATCGACGAGGAGTTCGAGTCGGACCCCGAGTTTGCTCTCTTCCACTCGGAAGCCGGTTCGTCGACGGAGAAGCCTGGCGCGGCAGACGCCTTTTGCCTGGACAATGTTGATCTGTTCGGAGGCATTGAGGCCGAGAAAGTGCTCGCTCGCTACGAACTTGTCGACGCCACGGAGGATGCGGTTACTGCTACCTTTGCTCTGGCTCGCGTGCAATCCATCAGCGCCGGCATGGAGTCTGTTGTGTCGAGGCTAGAACTCTTGACCATTCACCTATGTCTTGACGGTTAGGCACATTTTGCTACCTTGATATTCTTTCGCTCTTGTTCGCACCTGACGAGCGAGCCAACATTAGGGCTGCGTCTGGCGTTTGGGAAAGGTCACTGGTGGCCACGGCAATATGAATGATTTGGGAATCTGGCGCTTAAGCCCGGGGCTGAAATTGAGCCCGATTCGGCGGCCTGTGTATATAGAAGCCAGTCTTGCTGCTGCTAGTCTTGCTACTACTTGATGAAGCGAAGTCGTCAACATCTGTCTGTCTACTTCAATATGATGATGATTCTAAATATGGCTGCGTGAACTGTGTATACGTACGTGTTTGTGGGTGCGTTCACCATGATGTGCGGCGAGACATTGACGCAAGTCAATGAAGAAACACTTCTCTATCATCGCTTACCATGAGTGCCGTGCCAATTACGTACATTCAATACAAGCGTACGGGATGTGAGGAGGGTGGCAGGCGTTTCACCGTCCTGAACTGTGCGTCATTCATTTCGAATTGATGATCAGTACTAGATAGAAGCCGTCGATTCGGATGAGATCTGCTGGCAATGGACAGCCACGAGGAAACTTGTATCTAAATTCGTCGAGCTAGCCCTCTCACACGCCCTCCCGCGCATGCACCGCCGTCCAGTCTACATTGAACGCTTCATCATCCTCTATCCTACTCGTGGCATGGTGAAAGGATTGGGTGACGGCGACTTCttccgcctcctcggcctccgtCTCATCCTCAGCCTCTGTCTCTCTGGGCTGTCGATTCACTTGCTCCCCGCTCTGCATCTCCCAGCTGCCGACCCTCTCCTTGTGCTCGCCGTGCCCGGACACTgccacgtcggcgtcgctgGCCTTTCGCATCTCGCCCTGGAAGCCTCTGGGGGTGTATATGTTGTCACTGTCCGCTTTCTTATGGGGCCGCTGAAAGCGCAAGCGGCCGAGCATCCAGAGCACGAGTgtggcgatggcgacaaGCCCGGCCATGGTGGCAGCACCGATGAGGCCTGCGACGAATGGACTGGTGGACCGGCGGGATGAGGACCGGTTGCCACTTAGTCCGGCGCACCAGGACGCCGGCGCATCGGGCTTGCAAACGCTACACCAGGACGTAGGGCTTGTGCTGCGATCTTCCATACTCTTGACAAAGGACGAGTAGGGGACGCTGGTTTGATCACTGCCAGCGCCGAAGAGTGCAAAGCTCGTAAAGACGTCGTTGGCATTCGCCGTGGAGCGGTAGTAGAAGCGTACCTTCAACTTGTCCGTAGGAGGGAAGACGTCCGAGTTGCTCGAGCTCATGTCCGAGACGAGCTCGAAGATCATGGTCGCACCGGGCTCTGGCAATCGAGAAAAGGGTCCCGACGCGAGGTTCTCGGTGGTGAGCAGACCGGCGATGGTGAGGAATGACAGCAGCGGTCGGAAGGAGCCAAACATGAGTGAAATCTTGACACCTCCCCCCTTTCTCGCCACGATGCCATTGAGCTTGTCCTCAACCTCGTAGGCGAGCGTTCGGCCAGCGATGCTGTAGAGCGCGTTGAGCGGGTCATCCTTCTTGTTCGCATCGTGGATCGCCTTATCTTGCTCAAGGTTGTACGCGTTGACCTGAAGAGTGTCAATTGTCTTATTCGCGTCCTGGAGCTCCTTGAAGACTGTTCCATTATGCCTGTACTGGTAGTTGACGAGGTCATACAGCTCATAAGCGTTGAGATAGGTCGCCTGGGCAG of the Drechmeria coniospora strain ARSEF 6962 chromosome 01, whole genome shotgun sequence genome contains:
- a CDS encoding ribonuclease Z, translating into MSAPAQNTVDLDALLDLSEYDNGNNYHSPSLSPSMTSKPSFASPVPAPVTAAVVPTTSQTLSGPSHNYDMYRQQTGFVPGAIANTMAVNQTNNTGYQDFGSLDYLGSFAPEQNVFDFNTSPSQGAMDVDFDSAADSHLLNTVNPSTIEQESNNLPSPLSSSTSSVGRLWPGAHSQAALAKAQQKQQQHHMMQQQHSQRQTPQQRSRGKAPPATDPIVEQKITQLLNSMRAKASSPDSQDQSGPSNLPRYKKEEEEMDEDERLLASEEGKKLSSKERRQLRNKVSARAFRSRRKGTFIPLDHASYPSTLTSMIEYITQLEAEIANKVNENGDLRAQNRALIEENKRLSDLTRMLLASPSFSNFLDHLSSNPTAGPQPTQIKLEQPSQEQMQIPKDVNPYNGPSSQQQIGMAMVPEQTLDLSLMAIGNSAYNFQPQVFVVDTPDIPTAFDTSVLSGKASIFVEEDFPSGDEKMEIPALERPVEAKATTPVEPAVIDEEFESDPEFALFHSEAGSSTEKPGAADAFCLDNVDLFGGIEAEKVLARYELVDATEDAVTATFALARVQSISAGMESVVSRLELLTIHLCLDG